One genomic segment of Mesoterricola silvestris includes these proteins:
- a CDS encoding N-acetylmuramoyl-L-alanine amidase family protein yields MKLHGILPLLFSSLLALAQSPKLLVYVDPGHGGEDVGARGAKGLKEKDATLDLAGALVRELERCGMEARLTRQDDTFVGLWDRARLANQAGADLFVSLHLNAARARQAKGSEVYFLTLGAGDRDAAAVAAQENGPEARTAHASSDSVVAGILDTLSQEAYLRDSERLAVAIQGQLNRLGGIKERGVKQAPFVVLRGAAMPAVLVETVFISNPREEVKLRDPAFLRKAALAITQGIRHYFAGADGTPRRKAVEAARPPGA; encoded by the coding sequence TTGAAACTCCACGGAATCCTGCCGCTCCTGTTTTCTAGCCTACTGGCACTGGCGCAAAGTCCCAAGCTCCTGGTGTACGTGGACCCGGGCCACGGGGGGGAGGACGTGGGCGCCCGGGGCGCCAAGGGCCTCAAGGAGAAGGACGCGACCCTGGACCTGGCCGGGGCCCTGGTGCGCGAACTGGAGCGCTGCGGCATGGAAGCCCGCCTCACGCGTCAGGACGACACCTTCGTGGGGCTCTGGGACCGGGCCCGCCTTGCCAACCAGGCCGGGGCCGACCTCTTCGTGAGCCTCCACCTGAACGCGGCCCGGGCCCGCCAGGCCAAGGGGTCCGAGGTGTATTTCCTGACCCTGGGCGCCGGGGACCGGGACGCCGCCGCCGTCGCCGCCCAGGAGAACGGTCCCGAGGCCCGGACCGCCCACGCCAGCTCCGACAGCGTGGTGGCCGGGATCCTGGACACCCTGAGCCAGGAGGCCTACCTGCGGGATTCCGAACGCCTCGCCGTGGCCATCCAGGGCCAGCTCAACCGGCTGGGGGGCATCAAGGAGCGGGGCGTGAAGCAGGCCCCCTTCGTGGTGCTGCGGGGCGCGGCCATGCCCGCGGTGCTGGTGGAGACGGTCTTCATCTCCAACCCCCGGGAGGAGGTGAAGCTGAGGGACCCCGCCTTCCTGCGCAAGGCCGCCCTGGCCATCACCCAGGGGATCCGCCACTACTTCGCCGGCGCCGACGGCACGCCGCGGCGCAAGGCCGTTGAGGCGGCCAGGCCCCCCGGGGCCTGA
- the hisS gene encoding histidine--tRNA ligase produces MAQSVKGTRDLFGSELDWFQRIEDTVRRAFHRHGYSEIRTPILEEIEVFKRSVGESSDIVHKEMYDFLDKGKRHVAMRPENTAGVVRAAIQHQLLATSDPQLLYYIGPMFRYERMQAGRYRQFWQIGAESFQVSTPESEAESLVMLYDFLRELGLSQLTFSINSVGTPECRPAFHEAFRAFFRTREAEFCEDCHRRIEENPLRVLDCKNARCQAALEGHPVLVDFLDPASLEHHRRLKEILTALGLPFEENPRLVRGLDYYTRTAFEVLSTDLGAQSALLGGGRYDGLVKQLGGPQVAAFGWSIGLDRLVTLMQQLHGKAPRQAPPVLIPLGPAATLKALSLARTWWAAGLDVILETRGVKLKNALTTANRQGAPLALILGDGELEQGVVAVKDLAAGTQETWALDTVQERLADRRG; encoded by the coding sequence ATGGCCCAATCCGTCAAAGGCACTCGTGATCTGTTTGGAAGCGAACTGGACTGGTTCCAGCGTATCGAGGATACCGTAAGGCGGGCCTTCCACAGGCACGGCTATTCGGAGATCCGCACCCCCATCCTGGAGGAGATCGAGGTCTTCAAGCGCAGCGTCGGGGAAAGCAGCGACATCGTCCACAAGGAAATGTACGATTTCCTGGACAAGGGCAAGCGCCACGTGGCCATGCGCCCCGAGAACACCGCCGGGGTGGTTCGGGCCGCCATCCAGCACCAGCTCCTGGCCACAAGCGACCCCCAGCTCCTCTACTACATCGGCCCCATGTTCCGCTACGAGCGCATGCAGGCGGGACGCTACCGGCAGTTCTGGCAGATCGGCGCCGAGAGTTTCCAGGTGTCCACCCCGGAATCCGAGGCCGAATCCCTGGTCATGCTCTACGACTTCCTGCGGGAGCTGGGCCTGAGCCAGCTCACCTTCAGCATCAATTCCGTGGGCACCCCCGAGTGCCGCCCCGCCTTCCACGAGGCCTTCCGGGCCTTCTTCCGCACCCGGGAGGCGGAGTTCTGCGAGGACTGCCACCGCCGCATCGAGGAGAACCCCCTGCGGGTGCTGGACTGCAAGAACGCGCGGTGCCAGGCGGCCCTGGAAGGCCACCCCGTGCTGGTGGACTTCCTGGACCCCGCCTCCCTGGAGCACCACCGGCGCCTGAAGGAGATCCTCACGGCCCTCGGCCTGCCCTTCGAGGAGAACCCGCGCCTGGTACGCGGCCTGGACTACTACACCCGCACGGCCTTCGAAGTGCTGTCCACGGACCTGGGGGCCCAGTCGGCCCTCCTGGGGGGTGGGCGGTACGACGGTCTCGTGAAGCAGCTCGGCGGCCCCCAGGTGGCGGCCTTCGGGTGGTCCATCGGCCTGGACCGCCTGGTGACCCTCATGCAGCAGCTCCACGGCAAGGCCCCCCGCCAGGCCCCGCCCGTGCTCATCCCCCTGGGCCCCGCGGCGACCCTCAAGGCCCTGTCCCTGGCCCGGACCTGGTGGGCCGCCGGCCTGGACGTGATCCTGGAGACCCGGGGCGTCAAGCTCAAGAACGCCCTCACCACCGCCAACCGCCAGGGGGCGCCTCTGGCCCTGATCCTGGGCGACGGGGAACTGGAGCAGGGGGTGGTGGCCGTGAAGGACCTGGCCGCCGGAACCCAGGAGACCTGGGCCCTGGACACGGTCCAGGAACGGCTGGCGGACCGCAGGGGCTGA